A window from Leptospira wolffii serovar Khorat str. Khorat-H2 encodes these proteins:
- a CDS encoding diguanylate cyclase: protein MLEPTKEQKTANLQTETDRILILDDAPENCLLVERILKKAGYSDVVSTQSPETALEWLGLSGNPENQKDISLLLLDILLPGGMNGLDILKTLGSKEEFADLPVIIITAIHDTQTLESAFDLGAVDYVTKPFDANELRARVRSALRLRHEMLQRKQREKDLEEITDKLSEAYQTLLRVSRTDGLSGIWNRRFFDEILEVEWKRSCRGSKPISLLLLDIDYFKKYNDTYGHQAGDECIRKVAGVLKNTARRAGDFPARYGGEEFAIILPETDSGKALVVAETIRARVQDLKISHEASDVSPFVSVSIGIASTVPDKKSNHLDKLLEESDKALYRSKESGRNKVTVYSD from the coding sequence ATGTTGGAACCGACAAAGGAACAAAAAACGGCTAACCTCCAGACCGAGACGGATCGAATCCTAATTCTGGACGATGCGCCGGAAAATTGCCTGCTTGTAGAGAGAATCCTAAAGAAAGCGGGCTATTCGGATGTGGTCTCCACTCAATCTCCGGAGACGGCCTTGGAATGGTTGGGTTTGTCCGGCAATCCTGAGAACCAAAAAGATATTTCCCTTCTTCTCTTGGATATACTCTTGCCCGGGGGGATGAACGGTCTGGATATTCTCAAGACCTTGGGATCTAAGGAAGAATTCGCCGATCTCCCCGTAATCATTATCACCGCCATTCATGACACTCAAACTTTGGAGTCCGCTTTCGACTTGGGAGCGGTGGATTATGTAACGAAGCCTTTCGATGCAAACGAACTCAGAGCCAGAGTTCGCTCTGCTTTGAGACTGAGGCACGAGATGCTCCAAAGAAAGCAGAGAGAAAAGGATCTGGAAGAAATCACGGACAAACTTTCGGAAGCCTATCAGACATTACTTCGGGTTTCCCGTACGGACGGACTTTCCGGAATCTGGAACAGAAGATTCTTCGACGAAATCCTGGAAGTGGAATGGAAGAGATCTTGCAGAGGATCCAAGCCTATTTCTCTACTTCTATTGGATATAGATTATTTTAAGAAATACAACGATACTTACGGACACCAAGCGGGAGACGAATGTATCCGCAAAGTGGCCGGCGTCCTAAAAAATACCGCAAGAAGGGCGGGGGATTTTCCGGCCAGATACGGCGGGGAAGAATTTGCGATCATTCTTCCGGAAACGGATTCGGGAAAGGCACTCGTAGTCGCAGAAACGATTCGAGCAAGAGTCCAGGATCTGAAGATCTCCCACGAAGCGTCGGACGTTTCTCCTTTCGTTTCCGTGAGTATTGGAATCGCCTCCACGGTTCCCGATAAAAAAAGCAATCATCTGGACAAGCTTTTGGAAGAATCGGATAAGGCCTTGTACCGTTCCAAAGAATCCGGAAGAAACAAGGTCACCGTTTACTCCGACTAA
- a CDS encoding alpha/beta fold hydrolase gives MPTEFERRKIQANGLEFEVLKLGRGKNLGLFLHGFPDDARSFLPLMEKFSSEDFTCYAPFLRGYSKGSVPEEWKSGKNRTVSIADLAEDLDSLLERIKLKEKPDKVLVLGHDWGSIAAYGLANLSPSSFDILATVSVPPLPVFLKNLFLHPSQLLRSWYILYFQLRLGIPERSILEGNLLRKLWKDWSPNWAIPEERFREVGQNLKDEEILGTALGYYRGLLTPDSFRDWNRSRELVFRKISLPSVILSGDRDGCIDKDMFEGLETSFRAPFEFHIVSRSGHFLPLENPDKVFSIVLDFWKRYS, from the coding sequence ATGCCTACCGAATTCGAAAGAAGAAAGATCCAAGCCAACGGTTTGGAGTTCGAGGTCTTGAAATTGGGTCGGGGTAAGAACCTGGGCCTTTTTCTACACGGCTTTCCCGACGACGCCAGATCCTTTTTACCGTTGATGGAAAAATTCTCGTCTGAGGATTTCACTTGTTATGCTCCTTTCTTAAGAGGCTATTCCAAGGGTTCCGTTCCGGAAGAATGGAAATCCGGGAAGAATAGAACCGTTTCGATCGCGGATTTGGCCGAAGATCTTGATTCTCTTTTGGAAAGAATCAAGCTAAAGGAAAAGCCGGATAAGGTTCTTGTCCTAGGGCATGACTGGGGAAGTATTGCCGCTTACGGACTCGCCAATCTTTCTCCCAGTTCTTTCGATATCTTAGCTACCGTTTCCGTACCTCCCTTGCCTGTTTTTCTCAAGAATCTATTCTTACATCCTTCTCAACTTTTACGGAGTTGGTACATTCTGTATTTCCAATTGAGGTTGGGTATTCCGGAGAGATCCATTCTGGAAGGAAACCTATTGCGAAAGCTTTGGAAAGATTGGAGTCCGAATTGGGCGATCCCGGAGGAAAGATTTAGGGAAGTAGGACAGAATCTAAAGGATGAGGAAATTTTAGGGACGGCTCTCGGTTATTATAGAGGGTTACTCACTCCCGATTCCTTTCGGGATTGGAATCGAAGTAGGGAATTGGTGTTTAGAAAGATTTCTCTTCCTTCAGTGATTCTTTCCGGAGACAGAGACGGTTGTATCGATAAGGATATGTTTGAAGGTTTGGAAACTTCTTTCCGAGCTCCTTTCGAGTTCCATATAGTTTCCCGGTCGGGTCATTTCCTTCCCTTAGAGAATCCGGACAAAGTCTTTTCCATCGTTCTGGATTTTTGGAAAAGATACTCTTGA
- a CDS encoding exodeoxyribonuclease III, with amino-acid sequence MKVFCLNCNGIRSAWGKGLGDLLSSEKPDFVCFQETKAQPDQLSSEIWDQLGYKAYFHSAEKKGYSGVGLWTKKEPKKITYGIGVEEFDREGRSVLAEFDSYAIWTVYFPSGTTGDIRQAAKMRFLDEFLKLATKLKKKHPNLILCGDVNIAHTERDIHDPKGNAKNSGFLPEERAWVSKFLETGWVDSFRQLYPEKQEYTWWTFRAGARGNNKGWRIDYFFVTPELKGKLKKLEVKKDPVISDHAAMILEIDLPKK; translated from the coding sequence ATGAAAGTTTTTTGTTTAAATTGCAACGGGATTCGATCCGCCTGGGGAAAAGGCTTGGGAGATCTGCTCTCCTCCGAAAAGCCGGATTTCGTATGTTTCCAGGAGACTAAGGCTCAACCGGACCAACTCTCTTCGGAGATTTGGGACCAGCTCGGATACAAGGCCTATTTCCATTCCGCCGAAAAGAAGGGATACTCGGGAGTCGGACTCTGGACCAAAAAAGAACCTAAAAAGATTACCTACGGGATCGGAGTGGAAGAATTCGACCGCGAAGGTCGTAGCGTTCTGGCGGAATTCGACTCTTATGCGATTTGGACGGTTTACTTTCCTTCCGGAACAACGGGCGACATCCGCCAAGCCGCTAAAATGAGATTCCTGGACGAGTTCCTGAAACTTGCCACGAAGTTAAAAAAGAAACATCCCAATCTGATACTATGCGGAGACGTAAACATAGCGCATACGGAAAGAGACATACACGATCCTAAAGGCAACGCGAAGAATAGCGGCTTCTTACCTGAGGAAAGAGCCTGGGTTTCTAAATTTTTGGAAACCGGATGGGTAGACAGCTTTCGACAATTGTATCCTGAAAAACAGGAATATACCTGGTGGACTTTTCGCGCGGGAGCCAGAGGCAATAATAAGGGATGGAGAATCGATTATTTCTTCGTAACTCCCGAACTAAAAGGAAAATTAAAAAAACTGGAAGTGAAGAAGGACCCGGTGATCTCCGATCATGCCGCCATGATTCTGGAGATCGACCTACCCAAGAAATAG